The Novibacillus thermophilus genome segment TTTGTCGGCGCAGTTACAACTGGCAAAAGGACATTTGTACCGCCGGCAAGATCAGTGGGATCGTGCGGCCCGCGCCTTTCGCAGAGTCATCCAAATGTCCAGAGAAGCGCAGTTAGATTCAAAAATGAATTTGGAAGCCGAGGCTTACTGTTATTTGGCCCAATGTGCGCTATATCACGATGAATATGAAAAGGCTTTAAGTTATGCCGATAAGGCGCTGAGCGCATTAAATAGAGAAGGGGATAAACCTTACCTGGAAGGCCGCATTTACTACGACAAAAGTGTCTTCCACTATTACCTGGAGGCGTACGCGCCCGCTTACGAATGCGTTCAAAAGGCGCGGGAAACCAGCCTAAAGGCGAAAGATATGCGTTTAGTCGCGTTGTCCTACAACTTAGAAGGGAATATTCTGAAGAAGCAAAAAATGTACAACCGAGCGACTTCCCTTTTTAAAAAGGCCGTAGACATTTGCACAACACACTTTCCCGACAGGGAACTCGCTAGTTTGCTCTTTCTGAATATGGGTGACAATTACTACAATATGAAAAATTACAAAGAAGCGTTGCGGAACTTTGAAGTCGCTCTTGACCTCGTGAAGGCCACCAAAGATAAAGGGATGCTAGGATTAGTCTACAGCTCCTTTGCCGAGGTGTACTTTGACCAGGGCGAGTATGAAAAAGCGGAGCATTTTGTAGACCAAGCGTTACCTTTGATCAAAAACAGGAATAACACCAAAACGATTTTGGAATATTTGCAATTTTTGTTGGTCAAAGCCAAACTCGAACTCCGTAAAGGAGACATTGATGCGTTTCTCTCCGTGTGCGAGGAAGGGATCCGCTTGGCACAAAAGAGCAAGAAATTTGACAAACAAAAGGAATTTCACTTTATTTTAGCTGAATATTACGATACAATTGGCAATAAAGAAAAATTTATACAGGAAACTGGTAACATGTACTTTGTCGAAAAGATGCGACAGGGAGGATGATGTCATGTTGAAAAAGTTAATTGTTTCCGCTGTGGTCGT includes the following:
- a CDS encoding tetratricopeptide repeat protein, with protein sequence MSLEQIELGNIIRKKRKSLGLTLNDLAGDNISVPTISNIERGVVHNVSQEKIDYLLDKLGLDEQAIEQMKQSDVEEREAIEFELSVIRNLIETRVFDIARERILALEKQDVIHHHEGLSAQLQLAKGHLYRRQDQWDRAARAFRRVIQMSREAQLDSKMNLEAEAYCYLAQCALYHDEYEKALSYADKALSALNREGDKPYLEGRIYYDKSVFHYYLEAYAPAYECVQKARETSLKAKDMRLVALSYNLEGNILKKQKMYNRATSLFKKAVDICTTHFPDRELASLLFLNMGDNYYNMKNYKEALRNFEVALDLVKATKDKGMLGLVYSSFAEVYFDQGEYEKAEHFVDQALPLIKNRNNTKTILEYLQFLLVKAKLELRKGDIDAFLSVCEEGIRLAQKSKKFDKQKEFHFILAEYYDTIGNKEKFIQETGNMYFVEKMRQGG